A window of the Lolium perenne isolate Kyuss_39 chromosome 7, Kyuss_2.0, whole genome shotgun sequence genome harbors these coding sequences:
- the LOC127314659 gene encoding germin-like protein 8-11, whose protein sequence is MAPSSFFLVVAAFLALVSWQAIASDPSPLQDFCVIDKNSPVLVNGFACKNPMDVSANDFFKAANLDKPRVTNKVGSNATLINVMQIGGLNTLGISLARIDYAPLGQNPPHTHPRATEILTVLEGTLYVGFVTSNPENKFLSKVLNKGDVFVFPVGLIHFQFNPNPYKPAVAIAALSSQNPGAITIANAVFGSKPPISDDVLAKAFQVEKKTIDWLQAQFWENNHN, encoded by the exons ATGGCCCCATCTTCTTTCTTCCTTGTCGTCGCTGCTTTTCTGGCGTTGGTCTCATGGCAGGCCATAGCATCCGATCCTAGCCCTCTCCAAGACTTTTGTGTCATCGATAAGAACTCTCCAG TGCTTGTCAATGGGTTTGCTTGCAAGAATCCAATGGATGTCAGTGCAAATGACTTCTTCAAGGCAGCTAACCTTGACAAGCCTAGGGTGACCAACAAGGTTGGATCCAACGCCACCTTAATCAATGTCATGCAGATCGGTGGCCTCAACACTCTAGGCATCTCACTAGCACGCATCGACTATGCACCCTTAGGTCAGAACCCACCACACACGCACCCTCGTGCCACCGAGATCCTGACGGTGCTTGAGGGGACATTGTATGTTGGCTTTGTCACGTCCAACCCGGAAAACAAGTTCCTCTCCAAGGTGCTTAACAAAGGTGATGTGTTTGTGTTCCCTGTGGGGCTCATCCACTTCCAATTCAACCCCAACCCCTACAAACCAGCGGTTGCAATTGCTGCTCTTAGTAGCCAGAACCCAGGGGCTATCACCATTGCCAATGCCGTGTTTGGATCAAAGCCACCAATCTCAGATGATGTTCTTGCAAAGGCGTTTCAAGTGGAGAAGAAGACGATAGACTGGCTTCAGGCTCAATTCTGGGAGAACAACCACAACTAA
- the LOC127314664 gene encoding germin-like protein 8-11, producing MAANLDKPRDTTNKVGSNVTLINAMKIPGLNTLGISIVRIDYAPLGENSPHTHPHATEILTVLEGALYVGFVTSNPENKLFTKKLEKGDVFVFPVGLIHFQFNPCPNKPAVAIAALSSQNPSTITIANAVFGSKPPISDDVLAKAFQVEKNTVKWLQAQFWADNQN from the coding sequence ATGGCAGCCAACCTCGACAAGCCCAGGGACACCACCAACAAAGTTGGGTCCAACGTGACCTTGATCAACGCCATGAAGATCCCTGGCCTTAACACTCTCGGCATCTCTATTGTGCGGATCGACTATGCGCCGCTAGGCGAGAACTCACCACACACACACCCCCATGCCACTGAGATTCTCACAGTTCTCGAGGGGGCGCTCTACGTCGGTTTTGTCACTTCAAACCCGGAGAACAAGCTTTTCACCAAGAAGCTCGAGAAAGGTGATGTATTTGTGTTCCCTGTGGGGCTCATCCACTTCCAATTCAACCCTTGCCCAAACAAGCCGGCAGTGGCGATTGCCGCACTCAGCAGCCAGAATCCTAGCACAATCACCATTGCCAATGCAGTGTTCGGATCAAAGCCACCAATCTCAGACGATGTCCTAGCTAAAGCTTTCCAGGTGGAAAAGAATACAGTGAAGTGGCTCCAAGCACAGTTTTGGGCAGACAACCAAAACTAA